From one Streptomyces mobaraensis genomic stretch:
- a CDS encoding carbon-nitrogen hydrolase family protein, with the protein MIIASAQFTARPGDIGANVGTMAGLVREAAGRGAALVAFPELAVTGYELAAITAAPDRLALEPDDARLGPLREACRETGTAAVVNCAGSPREAGSGPTISTFVYGPDGAPLVRYDKRHVTEKEAAAGFAAGAEDGGRFVLDGVRIGLAICYDVDFPDIAARAAADGCALLVATSLYGSDGGREERDRLFPALARDHGLHVLLANHVGPAGGYVGCGGSGVWGPDGVRLAAAPEGAPGVATADVPL; encoded by the coding sequence ATGATCATCGCAAGCGCGCAGTTCACGGCCCGGCCGGGGGACATCGGAGCCAATGTCGGGACCATGGCCGGGCTGGTCCGCGAGGCGGCCGGGAGGGGCGCCGCGCTGGTCGCCTTCCCCGAGCTGGCCGTCACGGGCTACGAGTTGGCGGCGATCACCGCCGCCCCGGACCGGCTCGCCCTGGAGCCGGACGACGCCCGGCTCGGCCCGCTCCGCGAGGCGTGCCGGGAGACCGGCACGGCGGCCGTCGTCAACTGCGCCGGGAGCCCCCGGGAGGCCGGGTCCGGGCCGACGATCAGCACGTTCGTGTACGGGCCCGACGGCGCGCCGCTCGTCCGCTACGACAAGCGGCACGTGACGGAGAAGGAGGCCGCCGCCGGCTTCGCGGCCGGCGCCGAGGACGGCGGCCGGTTCGTCCTGGACGGCGTCCGGATCGGCCTCGCGATCTGCTACGACGTCGACTTCCCGGACATCGCCGCGCGCGCCGCGGCGGACGGCTGCGCGCTGCTGGTGGCCACGTCGCTCTACGGCAGCGACGGCGGCCGGGAGGAGCGGGACCGGCTGTTCCCGGCGCTGGCCCGGGACCACGGGCTGCATGTGCTGCTCGCCAACCACGTGGGCCCGGCGGGCGGTTACGTCGGCTGCGGCGGCAGCGGGGTCTGGGGGCCGGACGGCGTCCGCCTCGCCGCGGCGCCGGAGGGGGCGCCGGGCGTGGCGACGGCGGACGTGCCGCTCTGA
- a CDS encoding NAD(P)-dependent oxidoreductase, which translates to MTDTTPRTAPVAVLGTGIMGAAMARNLARAGLDVRAWNRDPAKAAPLTADGVRIAATPADAVRDADTVLTMLYDGAAVLGVMRRAAPGLRPGAVWLQSTTAGLDVLDAFAAFADEHGVVLVDAPVLGTRAPAEKGELTVLAAGPTAVRPALAPVLDAVGTRTLWTGEDGAAGSASRLKLVLNSWVLTVTHGTAEALALAAGLGVDARDFLAAVEGGPLDMGYLRAKSALLLDGGLTPPSFATATAEKDARLIVAAGERAGVRLDVAAAGAERFRRAVEQGHGDEDMAASYFASFEEPREG; encoded by the coding sequence ATGACCGACACCACCCCCCGCACCGCTCCCGTCGCCGTCCTCGGCACCGGCATCATGGGCGCCGCCATGGCCCGCAACCTCGCCCGCGCCGGACTCGACGTCCGGGCCTGGAACCGCGACCCGGCCAAGGCCGCACCGCTCACCGCCGACGGGGTCCGGATCGCCGCGACACCCGCCGACGCCGTCCGCGACGCCGACACCGTCCTCACCATGCTGTACGACGGCGCGGCCGTCCTGGGCGTCATGCGCCGGGCCGCCCCCGGGCTGCGGCCGGGCGCGGTGTGGCTCCAGTCGACCACCGCCGGCCTCGACGTCCTCGACGCGTTCGCGGCCTTCGCCGACGAGCACGGCGTCGTCCTCGTCGACGCCCCGGTCCTGGGCACCCGGGCGCCGGCCGAGAAGGGCGAGCTCACCGTCCTCGCCGCCGGACCCACCGCCGTCCGCCCCGCGCTCGCCCCCGTCCTGGACGCCGTGGGCACACGGACGCTGTGGACGGGCGAGGACGGCGCCGCGGGCAGCGCCTCCCGGCTCAAGCTGGTGCTCAACAGCTGGGTGCTGACCGTCACGCACGGCACCGCCGAGGCACTGGCGCTCGCCGCGGGGCTGGGCGTGGACGCCCGGGACTTCCTGGCGGCCGTCGAGGGCGGCCCGCTGGACATGGGCTATCTGCGGGCCAAGTCCGCCCTGCTGCTCGACGGCGGTCTCACCCCGCCGAGCTTCGCGACCGCCACCGCCGAGAAGGACGCCCGCCTCATCGTGGCCGCCGGGGAGCGGGCCGGCGTACGGCTCGACGTCGCGGCGGCCGGCGCGGAGCGCTTCCGGCGGGCCGTCGAACAGGGGCACGGCGACGAGGACATGGCGGCGTCGTACTTCGCGAGCTTCGAGGAGCCGCGGGAGGGGTGA
- a CDS encoding YoaK family protein, giving the protein MTPRPLLAALLALTVVGGALDAVSYLGLGHVFTANMTGNVVILGFSAAGAAGFSVPASSLALGGFLCGALLGGRFGTAMAGRSRRLWLGGALTAEALLTGGAAVLAAGFPGGLPGGLPTDEARRFAMITVLAVAMGVRVATVRALAVPDMMTTILTRVLTGIAADSRLAGGSDPRLGRRLGSVLAMALGALAGGWLLIHHGPVWPLALAAGAVALLAAGCLAAGAGRAPGAGPDVRPARRRG; this is encoded by the coding sequence GTGACGCCCCGGCCCCTGCTCGCCGCGCTGCTCGCGCTCACCGTGGTGGGCGGGGCGCTCGACGCCGTCAGCTATCTGGGCCTCGGCCACGTCTTCACAGCCAACATGACGGGCAACGTCGTCATCCTCGGCTTCTCCGCCGCCGGCGCGGCCGGCTTCTCGGTCCCCGCGTCCTCGCTGGCCCTGGGCGGCTTCCTGTGCGGGGCGCTGCTCGGCGGCCGGTTCGGGACGGCGATGGCGGGCCGCTCCCGGCGGCTGTGGCTGGGCGGGGCGCTGACGGCGGAGGCGCTGCTCACCGGCGGCGCGGCGGTGCTGGCGGCCGGCTTCCCGGGCGGCCTTCCCGGCGGCCTCCCCACCGACGAGGCCCGCCGCTTCGCCATGATCACCGTGCTCGCCGTGGCGATGGGCGTACGGGTCGCGACGGTCCGCGCGCTGGCCGTGCCGGACATGATGACGACCATCCTCACCCGCGTCCTCACCGGCATCGCCGCCGACTCCCGGCTCGCCGGCGGCTCCGACCCCCGGCTCGGCCGGCGGCTGGGCTCGGTGCTGGCCATGGCCCTCGGGGCGCTGGCCGGCGGCTGGCTGCTGATCCACCACGGCCCGGTGTGGCCGCTGGCCCTCGCCGCCGGCGCGGTGGCGCTGCTCGCCGCCGGCTGCCTGGCGGCCGGCGCCGGACGCGCGCCCGGCGCCGGCCCGGACGTCAGGCCAGCTCGGCGGAGAGGGTGA
- a CDS encoding organic hydroperoxide resistance protein: protein MSIQPVDVAYTAVATAENGRDGRVASDDGKLDVVVNPPRELGGSGAGTNPEQLFAAGFSACFQGALGVVARQEKADISGSTVTAEVGIGKTPEGGFGLKVALSAHIPNVDEATALALVEKAHQVCPYSNATRGNIEVTLSVR, encoded by the coding sequence ATGAGCATCCAGCCCGTCGACGTCGCCTACACCGCCGTCGCCACCGCCGAGAACGGCCGCGACGGCCGTGTCGCCAGCGACGACGGCAAGCTCGACGTCGTCGTCAACCCGCCCAGGGAGCTGGGTGGCAGCGGCGCCGGCACCAACCCCGAGCAGCTCTTCGCCGCCGGCTTCAGCGCCTGCTTCCAGGGCGCGCTGGGCGTCGTCGCCCGCCAGGAGAAGGCCGACATCTCCGGCTCGACCGTCACCGCCGAGGTCGGCATCGGCAAGACCCCGGAGGGCGGCTTCGGCCTGAAGGTGGCCCTGTCCGCGCACATCCCGAACGTGGACGAGGCCACCGCCCTCGCCCTCGTCGAGAAGGCGCACCAGGTCTGCCCCTACTCCAACGCCACCCGCGGCAACATCGAGGTCACCCTCTCCGTCCGCTGA
- a CDS encoding NADP-dependent oxidoreductase yields MSAPLPGTTRAWHLVSHPKGTPTPADFDLREIPLAEPAEGQIAVSNLHLSVDPYMRGRMTGRKTYVEPFALDKPMTGGAVGEVVASRAEGFAVGDLVLHDLGWREHAVLDAKYAVKADAGDVPLSAYLGALGMPGMTAYAGLLEVASFKEGDAVFVSGAAGAVGSQVGQIAKLKGASRVIGSAGSDEKVRRLVEEYGFDAAFNYKNGPVAEQLAKAAPDGIDVYFDNVGGEHLEAAIGALRLHGRATICGAISQYNATEPAPGPRNLGLLIQNRIRLQGMIVMDHAHLRPQFFEEVGGWIRSGALKRDETVVHGIENTADAFLGMLRGENTGKMIVSLAD; encoded by the coding sequence ATGTCCGCACCGCTCCCCGGCACCACCCGCGCCTGGCACCTCGTCTCCCACCCCAAGGGCACCCCCACCCCCGCCGACTTCGACCTCCGCGAGATCCCGCTCGCCGAGCCCGCCGAGGGCCAGATCGCGGTCAGCAACCTGCACCTCTCGGTGGACCCGTACATGCGCGGCCGGATGACCGGCCGCAAGACGTACGTCGAGCCCTTCGCGCTGGACAAGCCGATGACCGGCGGCGCGGTCGGCGAAGTCGTCGCCTCCCGCGCCGAGGGCTTCGCCGTCGGCGACCTCGTCCTGCACGACCTCGGCTGGCGCGAGCACGCCGTCCTCGACGCCAAGTACGCCGTCAAGGCCGACGCCGGCGACGTACCGCTCTCCGCCTACCTCGGCGCGCTCGGCATGCCGGGCATGACCGCCTACGCCGGCCTGCTGGAAGTCGCCTCCTTCAAGGAGGGCGACGCCGTGTTCGTCTCCGGCGCGGCCGGCGCCGTCGGCAGCCAGGTCGGGCAGATCGCCAAGCTGAAGGGCGCCTCCCGGGTCATCGGCAGCGCCGGCTCGGACGAGAAGGTCCGCCGCCTCGTCGAGGAGTACGGCTTCGACGCCGCGTTCAACTACAAGAACGGCCCGGTCGCCGAGCAGCTCGCCAAGGCCGCCCCCGACGGCATCGACGTCTACTTCGACAACGTCGGCGGCGAGCACCTGGAGGCGGCCATCGGCGCCCTGAGGCTGCACGGCCGCGCCACCATCTGCGGCGCCATCTCCCAGTACAACGCCACCGAGCCGGCCCCCGGCCCGCGCAACCTCGGCCTGCTCATCCAGAACCGGATCCGCCTCCAGGGCATGATCGTCATGGACCACGCCCACCTGCGGCCGCAGTTCTTCGAGGAGGTCGGCGGCTGGATCCGGTCCGGCGCCCTCAAGCGCGACGAGACCGTCGTGCACGGCATCGAGAACACCGCCGACGCCTTCCTCGGCATGCTGCGCGGCGAGAACACCGGCAAGATGATCGTCTCCCTCGCCGACTGA
- a CDS encoding DUF3145 domain-containing protein, translating to MTSRGVLYVHSAPRALCPHVEWAVEGVLGVRVTLDWIRQPAAPGTWRTEFSWQGRPGTASRLASALRGWHLLRFEVTADPAAGTEGERYSSTPDLGIHHAVTGVHGDILVPEDRLRAALHRAQRGETDLATEVATLLGKPWDDELEPFRHAGEGAPVRWLHQVV from the coding sequence GTGACGTCACGTGGCGTTCTCTACGTGCACTCCGCACCGCGCGCACTCTGCCCGCACGTCGAATGGGCCGTCGAAGGCGTGCTCGGCGTCCGCGTCACGCTCGACTGGATCCGGCAGCCCGCCGCCCCCGGCACCTGGCGCACCGAATTCTCCTGGCAGGGCCGCCCCGGCACCGCCTCCCGCCTCGCCTCCGCCCTCCGCGGCTGGCACCTCCTCCGCTTCGAGGTCACCGCCGACCCCGCCGCCGGCACCGAGGGCGAGCGCTACAGCTCCACCCCCGACCTCGGCATCCACCACGCGGTCACCGGCGTCCACGGCGACATCCTGGTCCCCGAGGACCGCCTCCGCGCCGCCCTCCACCGCGCCCAGCGCGGCGAGACCGACCTGGCCACCGAGGTCGCGACCCTCCTCGGCAAGCCCTGGGACGACGAACTGGAACCCTTCCGGCACGCGGGCGAGGGCGCTCCGGTGCGCTGGCTGCACCAGGTGGTCTGA
- a CDS encoding OsmC family protein, translating to MATTRTAHTVWEGELLNGSGTVTFDSSGIGSQPVSWPSRAEQANGKTSPEELIAAAHSSCFSMALSHGLTGAGTPPTRLETKADVTFQPGEGITGIHLYVRGEVPGLDEEGFAAAAEDAKKNCPVSQALAGTTITLSAELA from the coding sequence ATGGCCACCACCCGCACCGCGCACACCGTCTGGGAGGGCGAGCTGCTCAACGGCAGCGGCACCGTCACCTTCGACTCGTCCGGCATCGGCTCGCAGCCGGTCTCCTGGCCGTCCCGCGCCGAGCAGGCGAACGGGAAGACCAGCCCCGAGGAGCTCATCGCCGCCGCACACTCCAGCTGCTTCAGCATGGCGCTCTCGCACGGCCTGACCGGCGCGGGCACCCCGCCCACCCGCCTGGAGACCAAGGCCGACGTCACCTTCCAGCCGGGCGAGGGCATCACCGGCATCCACCTCTACGTCCGCGGCGAGGTGCCCGGCCTGGACGAGGAGGGCTTCGCCGCCGCGGCCGAGGACGCCAAGAAGAACTGCCCGGTGAGCCAGGCGCTCGCCGGGACGACGATCACCCTCTCCGCCGAGCTGGCCTGA
- a CDS encoding C15 family peptidase: MRPTTLASRLPGAALVASALALAPLAGPATPAAAAAPAPVPSSTQEESRLDGPAPQEILRRSGFDAAAGELAGALARTRTPGQAERAAADAGHRLWRKAVARAQGRGPAAGDLARDDDRPLYWARLGLTRELRRWKPAFALSDARRAALLDVLERGSRGQDSLDFPAGSGVKRVLVTGFDPFQLDGDIRRSNPSGAAALALDGTVIDTPSGPARVEAAVFPVRWKDFAEGTVERTLLPHFRPGPRRVDLFTTISQGRPGRFDVERTNGAWRGGSTDNERLQGGPGLVPVPAGIPTPHPQPQWTRTSLPYAALTAAATGPFPVHDNTEVTEVPAGSDTPVVRPDGPTPGSAARAGGGGDYLSNEIAYRATLLRDATRLAVPGGHLHTPVLRFGADNGSPDGRVTDPEFERNRQEITAQVRALLRVAAETLRRP; encoded by the coding sequence ATGAGACCCACCACGCTCGCATCGCGCCTTCCGGGCGCCGCCCTCGTCGCCTCCGCGCTGGCCCTGGCTCCCCTTGCCGGTCCCGCCACCCCGGCGGCGGCCGCCGCCCCCGCGCCCGTACCGTCGTCCACCCAGGAGGAGAGCCGGCTGGACGGCCCAGCACCCCAGGAGATCCTGCGGCGCTCCGGCTTCGACGCGGCCGCCGGCGAGCTCGCCGGGGCGCTGGCGCGCACCCGGACGCCCGGGCAGGCCGAGCGGGCCGCTGCCGACGCCGGGCACCGGCTGTGGCGGAAGGCCGTGGCCCGGGCCCAGGGCCGCGGCCCGGCGGCCGGCGACCTGGCGCGCGACGACGACCGGCCGCTGTACTGGGCCCGGTTGGGCCTGACCCGCGAACTGCGGCGGTGGAAGCCGGCGTTCGCGCTGTCCGACGCCCGGCGGGCGGCCCTGCTGGACGTGCTGGAGCGCGGCTCGCGCGGCCAGGACTCGCTCGACTTCCCGGCCGGGTCCGGGGTCAAGCGGGTGCTGGTCACCGGGTTCGACCCGTTCCAGCTCGACGGCGACATCCGGCGCTCCAACCCGTCGGGCGCGGCGGCGCTCGCCCTGGACGGCACGGTGATCGACACCCCGTCGGGCCCGGCCCGGGTGGAGGCGGCCGTCTTCCCGGTGCGCTGGAAGGACTTCGCGGAAGGCACGGTGGAGCGGACGCTGCTGCCCCACTTCCGTCCGGGGCCGCGCCGTGTGGACCTGTTCACCACCATCAGCCAGGGCCGTCCGGGCCGCTTCGACGTGGAGCGCACCAACGGCGCCTGGCGCGGCGGCAGTACGGACAACGAACGGCTCCAGGGCGGCCCGGGGCTGGTCCCCGTACCGGCCGGGATACCGACCCCGCACCCGCAGCCGCAGTGGACGCGGACCTCACTGCCGTACGCCGCGCTGACCGCGGCGGCCACCGGCCCGTTCCCGGTGCACGACAACACCGAGGTCACCGAGGTCCCGGCGGGCTCGGACACGCCCGTCGTCCGGCCGGACGGGCCGACGCCCGGCTCGGCGGCCCGCGCGGGCGGCGGGGGCGACTACCTGTCCAACGAGATCGCCTACCGGGCGACGCTGCTGCGCGACGCCACGCGGCTCGCGGTGCCCGGCGGCCATCTGCACACGCCGGTGCTGCGGTTCGGCGCGGACAACGGCTCGCCGGACGGCCGCGTCACCGACCCGGAGTTCGAGCGCAACCGGCAGGAGATCACCGCGCAGGTCCGGGCGCTGCTCCGGGTGGCCGCGGAGACGCTCCGGCGGCCATGA
- a CDS encoding thioredoxin family protein, producing the protein MSSTVELTKENFDGTVSEHGFVLIDFWAAWCGPCRQFAPVYERVAGRHEDLLFGKVDTEAQPELAAAFQITSIPTLMVVRDNIAVYAQPGALPEAALEDVIRQARALDMDEVRAAVAKERQERGAGE; encoded by the coding sequence ATGAGCAGCACCGTGGAGCTCACCAAGGAGAACTTCGACGGGACGGTCTCGGAGCACGGCTTCGTCCTGATCGACTTCTGGGCCGCCTGGTGCGGCCCCTGCCGGCAGTTCGCCCCCGTCTACGAGCGGGTGGCCGGGCGCCACGAGGACCTGCTGTTCGGCAAGGTCGACACCGAGGCGCAGCCGGAGCTGGCCGCCGCCTTCCAGATCACCTCGATCCCCACCCTGATGGTCGTCCGCGACAACATCGCCGTCTACGCCCAGCCCGGGGCGCTCCCCGAGGCCGCGCTGGAGGACGTCATCCGGCAGGCCCGCGCCCTCGACATGGACGAGGTGCGCGCCGCGGTGGCGAAGGAGCGGCAGGAGCGCGGCGCCGGTGAGTGA
- a CDS encoding MgtC/SapB family protein, with the protein MHTAEFIGAHPLISLGLPQVSALFGVGGGQGARQFTELGLALLLSSLIGLERELQQKSAGLRTHTLVGVGSALFVEVSLHGFGPANGLAGTGFDGSRVAAQIVSGIGFIGGGLIFVRRDAVRGLTTAATIWLTCAVGMACGGGLPLLAAAATVVHFLVVRGFPLLTRRLAAVPTVERFELLLSYRTRRGVLGRVLELCTSQGFRVTDVHIHSESREGENGKGKGKGREAEVVLGLEGRKPAHPLVEELTDWEGVLDVGLRAHRDSTE; encoded by the coding sequence ATGCACACAGCCGAGTTCATCGGAGCACACCCCCTCATATCCCTCGGTCTCCCCCAGGTGTCCGCGCTGTTCGGCGTCGGCGGCGGCCAGGGCGCCCGGCAGTTCACCGAACTGGGCCTCGCCCTGCTCCTCTCCTCCCTCATCGGCCTGGAGCGCGAACTCCAGCAGAAGAGCGCGGGGTTGCGCACCCACACCCTGGTCGGGGTGGGCAGCGCCCTCTTCGTGGAAGTCTCGCTGCACGGTTTCGGTCCGGCGAACGGGCTGGCCGGCACGGGATTCGACGGCTCGCGGGTCGCCGCGCAGATCGTCTCCGGCATCGGTTTCATCGGCGGTGGCCTGATCTTCGTCCGCCGGGACGCGGTCCGCGGCCTCACCACCGCCGCGACCATCTGGCTCACCTGCGCCGTCGGCATGGCCTGCGGCGGCGGCCTGCCGCTGCTCGCCGCCGCCGCGACGGTGGTGCACTTCCTGGTCGTCCGCGGCTTCCCGCTGCTCACCCGCCGGCTGGCGGCCGTCCCCACGGTCGAGCGGTTCGAGCTGCTCCTCTCCTACCGCACCCGCCGCGGGGTGCTGGGCCGGGTCCTGGAGCTCTGCACCAGCCAGGGGTTCCGGGTCACGGACGTGCACATCCACTCCGAGTCCCGGGAGGGCGAGAACGGCAAGGGCAAGGGGAAGGGCCGGGAGGCGGAGGTGGTGCTGGGGCTGGAGGGACGGAAGCCCGCGCATCCGCTCGTCGAGGAGCTGACGGACTGGGAGGGCGTCCTCGACGTGGGGCTGCGCGCCCACCGCGACAGCACCGAATGA
- a CDS encoding SGNH/GDSL hydrolase family protein: MRTSTDRPSRAAAVALTAVAALTAGLLTAGCDDRAPGAAAKRPAAKPRASAGPAWNTRPDSLASLGDSITRGFDACRLLKDCPEVSWATGSEVDSLAARLLPSPETRSWNFARTGARMADLPRQVAAAVPHRPQLVTVLLGANDACRADVAEMTPVKDFRADFEKSLKELRRSLPKTQVYVASVPDLKRLWSEGSKSPLGKQVWKLGICPSMLRDSELVDAPTRERREKVERRVKEYNAVLEDVCRRDLLCRYDGGSVHSYGFTGADLSHWDWFHPSKEGQRRLAELAYRRITAGGR; the protein is encoded by the coding sequence ATGCGCACCAGCACCGACCGCCCGTCGCGCGCCGCCGCCGTGGCACTGACGGCGGTGGCGGCGCTCACCGCGGGGCTGCTCACCGCGGGCTGCGACGACCGGGCCCCCGGCGCGGCCGCGAAGCGCCCGGCGGCGAAGCCGAGAGCGAGCGCCGGGCCCGCCTGGAACACCCGGCCCGACTCCCTGGCCTCCCTGGGCGATTCGATCACCCGGGGCTTCGACGCCTGCCGGCTGCTCAAGGACTGCCCGGAGGTCTCCTGGGCCACCGGCTCCGAGGTGGACAGCCTCGCGGCCCGGCTGCTGCCGTCGCCGGAGACGCGGAGCTGGAACTTCGCGCGCACCGGCGCGCGGATGGCCGACCTCCCCCGCCAGGTCGCCGCGGCCGTCCCGCACCGGCCGCAGCTGGTGACGGTGCTGCTCGGGGCGAACGACGCCTGCCGGGCCGACGTGGCCGAGATGACGCCGGTGAAGGACTTCCGGGCCGACTTCGAGAAGTCGCTCAAGGAGCTCCGCCGGTCGCTGCCGAAGACGCAGGTGTACGTGGCGAGCGTCCCCGACCTCAAACGGCTGTGGTCGGAGGGGAGCAAGAGCCCGCTGGGCAAGCAGGTATGGAAGCTGGGGATCTGCCCGTCGATGCTGCGGGACTCCGAGCTGGTGGACGCCCCCACCCGGGAGCGGCGGGAGAAGGTGGAGCGGCGGGTGAAGGAGTACAACGCCGTCCTGGAGGACGTCTGCCGCCGGGACCTGCTGTGCCGCTACGACGGGGGGTCGGTGCACTCCTACGGCTTCACCGGCGCGGACCTGAGCCACTGGGACTGGTTCCACCCCAGCAAGGAGGGGCAGCGGCGGCTCGCCGAGCTCGCCTACCGGCGGATCACGGCGGGAGGCCGCTGA
- a CDS encoding histidine phosphatase family protein, with the protein MSELLLVRHGETEWSRDGLHTSWTDLPLTARGERQAAALRPLLAGRPVAHVLASPRARALRTAELAGLRDVRIEPDLREWDYGGYEGITTAEIHKERPDWFLFDDGVVPGPDGHPGETPAEVGARADRVLARIAPWLEGDDGDVVLVAHAHFLRVLTARRLGLPPAAGALFRLDTGTVSRIGAEHGRPALVAWNTPAPDGRVGAGRPGNGTG; encoded by the coding sequence GTGAGTGAGCTCCTCCTCGTCCGGCACGGCGAGACCGAGTGGAGCCGCGACGGGCTCCACACCAGCTGGACCGACCTCCCGCTGACCGCCCGCGGCGAACGGCAGGCGGCGGCGCTGCGCCCGCTGCTGGCCGGGCGCCCGGTGGCGCACGTCCTGGCCAGCCCGCGCGCCCGCGCGCTGCGCACTGCGGAACTGGCCGGGCTGCGGGACGTACGGATCGAACCCGACCTGCGGGAGTGGGACTACGGCGGCTACGAGGGGATCACCACCGCCGAGATCCACAAGGAGCGGCCGGACTGGTTTCTCTTCGACGACGGCGTGGTCCCCGGCCCGGACGGGCACCCGGGGGAGACGCCCGCCGAGGTGGGGGCCCGCGCCGACCGGGTGCTGGCCCGGATCGCGCCCTGGCTGGAGGGGGACGACGGGGACGTGGTCCTCGTCGCCCACGCGCACTTCCTGCGGGTGCTGACGGCCCGCAGGCTCGGCCTGCCGCCGGCGGCGGGCGCGCTGTTCCGGCTGGACACCGGGACCGTCAGCCGGATCGGCGCCGAGCACGGCCGGCCCGCCCTGGTGGCCTGGAACACACCGGCCCCGGACGGGCGTGTCGGAGCCGGGCGGCCGGGGAACGGAACCGGATGA
- a CDS encoding MarR family winged helix-turn-helix transcriptional regulator → MAPPTSRPDPVTIEVVELIATVVARYHEEYDEAAGRHALTGAQARLLALLSREPLPMRRIARKLKCEPSNVTGIVDRLAARGLVERRPDPADRRVKLAAVTEDGRETARQLREELGFAREPLAGLSADERGQLRDLLRRVVGGIPDGEGASEPH, encoded by the coding sequence ATGGCCCCGCCGACATCCCGCCCCGACCCCGTGACGATCGAGGTCGTCGAGCTCATCGCGACCGTCGTCGCGCGCTACCACGAGGAGTACGACGAGGCGGCCGGCCGGCACGCCCTCACCGGCGCCCAGGCCCGGCTCCTCGCCCTGCTGTCCCGGGAACCGCTGCCCATGCGCCGGATCGCCCGGAAACTCAAGTGCGAGCCGTCCAACGTCACCGGCATCGTCGACCGCCTCGCCGCCCGCGGCCTGGTCGAGCGCCGGCCCGACCCGGCCGACCGCCGCGTCAAACTGGCCGCCGTCACCGAGGACGGCCGGGAGACCGCGCGGCAGCTGCGGGAGGAGCTGGGCTTCGCCCGGGAGCCGCTGGCCGGGCTCTCCGCGGACGAGCGGGGGCAGCTGCGCGACCTGCTGCGGCGGGTGGTGGGCGGGATCCCGGACGGGGAGGGGGCGTCCGAACCCCATTGA
- a CDS encoding sortase domain-containing protein → MAPSHRPALARILLVLAALVLPVALLTGLTGCSWGGIDNSKAIGTPASPDEPQRVRIPSLGVDSPLIRLGTDPHTGHPVRQPPKDHSDTAGWCTGSALPGRPGTAVLVGHRDHGGGVFRDLGTLREGATVDVERGDGKVLRFTVTAVRTLDGDAAFATRKEHPAAGSTGPPERALRLVACAGDDPGGPPGHRFLVVDALLRS, encoded by the coding sequence ATGGCTCCCTCCCACCGCCCCGCCCTGGCCCGGATCCTGCTGGTCCTGGCCGCCCTGGTGCTGCCGGTGGCCCTGCTGACCGGGCTGACCGGCTGCTCCTGGGGCGGGATCGACAACTCCAAGGCCATCGGCACCCCCGCCTCCCCCGACGAGCCGCAGCGGGTGCGGATCCCCTCCCTCGGCGTGGACAGCCCGCTGATCCGCCTCGGCACCGACCCGCACACCGGCCACCCGGTGCGGCAGCCGCCGAAGGACCACAGCGACACCGCGGGCTGGTGCACCGGCAGCGCCCTGCCCGGCCGGCCCGGCACCGCCGTCCTCGTCGGACACCGGGACCACGGCGGCGGCGTCTTCCGCGACCTCGGCACCCTGCGCGAGGGCGCGACGGTCGACGTCGAACGCGGCGACGGAAAGGTGCTGCGCTTCACGGTGACGGCCGTCCGCACCCTGGACGGCGACGCGGCGTTCGCCACCCGGAAGGAGCACCCCGCCGCCGGCTCCACCGGCCCTCCGGAGCGCGCCCTGCGGCTCGTCGCCTGCGCGGGCGACGACCCCGGCGGGCCGCCCGGGCACCGCTTCCTCGTCGTCGACGCGCTCCTGCGATCATGA